One region of Centropristis striata isolate RG_2023a ecotype Rhode Island chromosome 3, C.striata_1.0, whole genome shotgun sequence genomic DNA includes:
- the LOC131968794 gene encoding twist-related protein 2-like → MREEVSCTNSPEGGLGASEEELERASKKSLQAGNRKRSPYPKKDSLGQAEESSTGSPTSLLPSGPKKVKKSPTTVVSLAPTSLGPRLDQPFEDLHSQRVIANVRERQRTQSLNDAFASLRKIIPTLPSDKLSKIQILKLASRYIDFLYQVLQSDEMDAKLASCNYLAHERLSYAFSVWRMEGAWAMSTSH, encoded by the coding sequence ATGAGAGAAGAGGTGTCCTGCACCAACTCCCCCGAAGGAGGTCTGGGGGCCAGCGAGGAGGAACTGGAAAGAGCATCGAAGAAGAGCCTCCAAGCAGGAAATCGAAAACGTTCCCCTTACCCCAAGAAGGACAGCCTGGGTCAGGCGGAGGAGAGCAGCACCGGCAGCCCCACCAGCCTGCTGCCGTCCGGTCCCAAGAAGGTGAAGAAAAGCCCCACAACGGTGGTGTCGTTGGCGCCCACGTCGCTGGGCCCCAGGCTGGACCAGCCATTCGAGGACCTCCACTCTCAGCGCGTCATTGCCAACGTGCGGGAGCGCCAACGCACTCAGTCGCTGAACGACGCCTTTGCTTCTCTACGCAAAATCATCCCCACGCTACCTTCAGACAAACTGAGCAAGATCCAGATCCTGAAGCTGGCCTCGCGCTACATCGACTTCCTCTACCAGGTGCTGCAGAGCGACGAGATGGACGCCAAGCTGGCCAGCTGCAACTACCTGGCTCACGAAAGACTGAGCTACGCCTTCTCCGTCTGGAGGATGGAGGGGGCCTGGGCCATGTCCACCAGCCACTAG